In the genome of Streptomyces racemochromogenes, one region contains:
- a CDS encoding HAD family hydrolase, protein MAGTTVADGGLVERAFEQAAARLGVEPGTPAHAEKLQYVRDTMGESKISVFRHLFGTQERARLANSAFEEAYAELVDGGLVAPLPGARAAIEELRAAGHTVALTTGFARVTQDAILDALGWRDLADLTLCPADAGGRGRPYPDMVLAAFLRTGAVADVRDTVVAGDTAYDMLSGRRAGAGTVAGVLTGAHDRATLAGHGATHVLGSVTELPALLAPLAEPS, encoded by the coding sequence ATGGCCGGCACCACCGTCGCCGACGGCGGTCTCGTCGAGCGCGCCTTCGAGCAGGCCGCCGCCCGCCTCGGCGTCGAACCGGGCACCCCCGCCCACGCCGAGAAGCTCCAGTACGTCCGCGACACCATGGGCGAGTCGAAGATCTCCGTCTTCCGCCACCTCTTCGGCACGCAGGAGCGCGCCCGGCTCGCCAACTCCGCCTTCGAGGAGGCGTACGCGGAACTCGTCGACGGCGGCCTCGTCGCCCCGCTCCCCGGCGCCCGCGCCGCCATCGAGGAACTCCGCGCCGCCGGCCACACCGTCGCCCTGACCACCGGCTTCGCCCGCGTCACCCAGGACGCCATCCTCGACGCCCTCGGCTGGCGCGACCTCGCCGACCTCACCCTGTGCCCCGCCGACGCGGGCGGCCGCGGCCGCCCCTACCCGGACATGGTGCTGGCCGCGTTCCTGCGCACCGGCGCCGTGGCCGACGTACGCGACACCGTCGTCGCCGGCGACACCGCCTACGACATGCTCAGCGGCCGCCGCGCCGGCGCCGGCACCGTCGCCGGGGTCCTCACCGGCGCTCACGACCGCGCCACGCTGGCCGGACACGGCGCGACCCACGTACTCGGCTCCGTCACCGAGCTCCCCGCCCTCCTCGCCCCGCTCGCGGAGCCGTCGTGA
- a CDS encoding ABC transporter ATP-binding protein, which translates to MSGIRFDSVSVAYHGTTVLDSLDLTVEPGEVMALLGPSGSGKTTALRAVAGFVRPASGRVLLGGRDVTALPPHKRGIGMVVQQYALFPHMRVEDNVAFGLRAQKAPKAEVPARVAEALEMTGMAAYARRYPRELSGGQQQRVAIARALAIRPGVLLLDEPLSALDAQLRSGMLAELARLHRELPEVSILYVTHDQVEALTLADRIAVMDRARLQDCGTPQQLYRAPRTEFTASFVGNANLLPVTVADGGAVFAGRPLALDAGPAAPGSTATLCVRPHLLGLGEGPNALRGTITEVQWRGSTHRLYVDVGGHRVKADLPELRETPALGDEVTLHFEPRDAVLLAAGVCDG; encoded by the coding sequence GTGAGCGGCATCCGCTTCGACTCCGTCTCGGTCGCCTACCACGGCACCACCGTCCTGGACTCCCTCGACCTGACCGTCGAGCCCGGCGAGGTCATGGCCCTCCTCGGCCCCTCCGGATCCGGCAAGACCACCGCCCTGCGCGCGGTCGCCGGTTTCGTCCGGCCCGCCTCCGGGCGGGTGCTGCTCGGCGGCAGGGACGTCACCGCCCTGCCGCCGCACAAGCGCGGCATCGGGATGGTCGTCCAGCAGTACGCGCTCTTCCCGCACATGCGCGTCGAGGACAACGTCGCGTTCGGGCTCAGGGCGCAGAAGGCCCCCAAGGCGGAGGTCCCCGCCCGTGTCGCCGAGGCGCTGGAGATGACGGGGATGGCCGCCTACGCCCGCCGCTACCCCCGCGAACTGTCCGGCGGCCAGCAGCAGCGCGTCGCCATCGCCCGCGCCCTCGCCATCCGTCCCGGCGTCCTCCTCCTGGACGAGCCGCTCTCGGCCCTCGACGCCCAGTTGCGGTCCGGGATGCTGGCCGAGCTGGCCCGGCTGCACCGCGAACTGCCCGAGGTGTCCATCCTGTACGTCACCCACGACCAGGTCGAGGCGCTGACGCTGGCCGACCGGATCGCCGTCATGGACCGGGCCCGCCTCCAGGACTGCGGCACCCCGCAGCAGCTGTACCGGGCGCCGCGCACCGAGTTCACCGCGTCCTTCGTCGGCAACGCCAACCTGCTGCCGGTGACGGTGGCCGACGGCGGGGCCGTCTTCGCGGGCCGCCCGCTGGCCCTCGACGCCGGGCCCGCGGCCCCGGGCTCCACCGCCACCCTGTGCGTACGCCCGCACCTGCTCGGACTCGGCGAGGGGCCGAACGCCCTGCGCGGCACGATCACCGAGGTGCAGTGGCGCGGCTCGACGCACCGGCTGTACGTGGACGTGGGCGGGCACCGGGTGAAGGCGGACCTGCCCGAGCTGAGGGAGACCCCGGCGCTGGGCGACGAGGTGACCCTGCACTTCGAGCCCCGCGACGCGGTGCTGCTGGCGGCGGGGGTCTGTGATGGCTGA
- a CDS encoding 2-aminoethylphosphonate ABC transporter permease subunit, producing MAEATSPAPARHAPAPPAPAPPAPAPPAHTPPAPSPGPDTPSPGPDTPGAGPDPRLSLPRAVWALPPVVVLVLVFLYPLALVVRQSFTPENGGGALDAYSAVFASNAFREALGTTVWLAVGATAGCLLLGFTLALVIAFVPFPGARAVAKFIDVFLSFPSFLITLALLFIYGSVGMANGVWTGVLGVSEGPFHFLTTPWGVLLAEITYFTPFVMRPLLAAFSQLDTAQLEVAAGLGARPARIVRQVILPEALPALAAGGSLVLVLCLNEFGIVLFTGAKDVTTLPMLVYGKAILESDYAAACVVAVVNIAISVGLFGLYRVVGKRAGA from the coding sequence ATGGCTGAGGCCACCTCGCCGGCCCCCGCCCGGCACGCCCCCGCTCCGCCGGCCCCCGCTCCGCCGGCCCCCGCTCCGCCGGCCCACACTCCCCCGGCCCCCAGCCCCGGCCCGGACACCCCCAGCCCCGGCCCGGACACCCCCGGCGCCGGCCCCGACCCGCGGCTGAGCCTGCCCCGCGCCGTCTGGGCGCTGCCCCCGGTGGTGGTGCTGGTGCTGGTGTTCCTCTACCCCCTCGCGCTGGTCGTCCGGCAGTCCTTCACCCCCGAGAACGGCGGCGGCGCCCTCGACGCCTACTCCGCCGTCTTCGCCTCGAACGCCTTCCGCGAGGCCCTCGGCACCACCGTCTGGCTGGCCGTCGGCGCCACCGCCGGCTGCCTCCTCCTCGGCTTCACCCTCGCCCTGGTCATCGCGTTCGTACCGTTCCCCGGGGCCAGGGCCGTCGCCAAGTTCATCGACGTCTTCCTCTCCTTCCCCTCCTTCCTCATCACCCTCGCCCTGCTCTTCATCTACGGCTCGGTGGGCATGGCCAACGGCGTCTGGACCGGCGTCCTCGGCGTCTCCGAGGGCCCCTTCCACTTCCTCACCACTCCCTGGGGCGTCCTCCTCGCGGAGATCACGTACTTCACCCCCTTCGTGATGCGCCCGCTGCTCGCCGCCTTCTCCCAGCTGGACACCGCTCAGCTGGAGGTCGCCGCGGGCCTCGGCGCCCGCCCCGCCCGGATCGTCCGGCAGGTGATCCTCCCCGAGGCCCTGCCCGCCCTGGCCGCCGGCGGCAGCCTCGTCCTCGTCCTGTGCCTCAACGAGTTCGGGATCGTCCTGTTCACCGGGGCCAAGGACGTCACGACCCTGCCGATGCTCGTCTACGGCAAGGCGATCCTCGAATCCGACTACGCGGCCGCCTGCGTGGTCGCCGTCGTCAACATCGCGATATCCGTCGGCCTGTTCGGCCTCTACCGGGTGGTGGGCAAGCGTGCTGGTGCATAG
- a CDS encoding ABC transporter permease, protein MLVHSKGGRWAAWGLFGVLFLPLFALPLLVVVAASFATHWSGALPSGPTTANYAAAVRGESLQALTTSLATALAASLLALTVGTWAALAAASLGRRGKRCLDALFVLPVAVPSVVVGLAVLVAFSRPPVLLNGTGSIVVLAHTVLVTAFAYQSVSAAIVRLDPAYEQAAASLGARPGRVLWRIRLPLLLPSLTAAAGLCFALSMGELSATMMLYPPDWMPLPVRIFTATDRGSLFAGSAVAVVLMATTLLVLLAVSRVRTRASYR, encoded by the coding sequence GTGCTGGTGCATAGCAAGGGCGGCCGCTGGGCCGCCTGGGGCCTGTTCGGCGTCCTCTTCCTGCCCCTCTTCGCCCTGCCCCTCCTCGTGGTGGTGGCCGCCTCCTTCGCCACCCACTGGTCCGGGGCCCTGCCCTCCGGCCCGACCACGGCGAACTACGCCGCGGCCGTCCGCGGGGAGTCCCTCCAGGCCCTGACCACCTCCCTGGCCACCGCCCTGGCCGCGAGCCTGCTCGCGCTGACCGTCGGCACCTGGGCCGCGCTGGCCGCCGCGTCCCTCGGCCGGCGCGGCAAGCGGTGCCTGGACGCCCTGTTCGTGCTGCCCGTCGCCGTGCCGTCCGTGGTCGTCGGACTCGCCGTGCTCGTCGCCTTCAGCCGGCCGCCCGTCCTCCTCAACGGCACCGGCTCCATCGTCGTCCTGGCGCACACGGTCCTCGTCACGGCGTTCGCCTACCAGTCGGTTTCCGCGGCCATCGTCCGTCTCGACCCCGCGTACGAGCAGGCCGCGGCCTCCCTGGGCGCCCGTCCCGGCCGCGTGCTGTGGCGGATCCGCCTCCCGCTCCTGCTGCCGTCCCTCACCGCGGCCGCGGGTCTGTGCTTCGCCCTCTCCATGGGCGAGCTGAGCGCCACGATGATGCTCTACCCGCCGGACTGGATGCCCCTCCCGGTCCGGATCTTCACCGCCACCGACCGCGGTTCGCTCTTCGCCGGCTCCGCCGTCGCCGTGGTCCTGATGGCCACCACCCTGCTGGTGCTGCTGGCCGTCTCCCGCGTCCGCACCCGCGCCTCCTACCGCTGA